A single window of Microplitis demolitor isolate Queensland-Clemson2020A chromosome 7, iyMicDemo2.1a, whole genome shotgun sequence DNA harbors:
- the LOC128668248 gene encoding uncharacterized protein LOC128668248, with protein sequence MSRYVPLQAGASTFVRLPRDIQLKRAVLNIENHDEYCFLWCVVAATHEAHTGHRERTTSYPHYSSVLQYEETSINNHNDDCFKLNKVRMKFPTNENKILKFKNYRNKDLVPFVVYADLECTLEPQGDDDIQNHVPHSIAFYRHCNYDNNLSKFEINCSSDCVKWFVNKLENFAFKVEQYLKNPVPMKPLEKQQQKSHDRSTVCHICEKTIASDKEKCYDRCHFTGNYRRPAHISCNSNYPKSHVIPIVFHNLSGYDSHFLIKSLATVFEGKVTLLPINKERYISFTKSIDDISVSLRFIDSFRFMASSLEKLASYLDDDKKQITKLHYPDPEKFQLVTRKGVFPYEYITNINKLNDKQLSDQNSFFSKFSNTGITDDNYSFAQLVWNKFNISTLGEYSDLYLKTDVLLLADVFENFRQNCLNNYNLDPLHYYTAPGLAFDAMLKYTNVELELLTDPEMVLFIEKGIRVGVSQCTNRYAKANNRYMGDEFDVKKPESYLMYFDVNNLYGAAMSMPLPKGSFEWVDEHDLNNVNNFVNANDNVAYILEVDLHYPQELHELHKDLPLCPEHFLPPGSKSTKLCTTLYDKNKYIIHCENLKQCLDLGMQLKKIHRVLKFEQSPWLKTYIDKNTDCRKAAKNEFEKNFFKLMNNAVFGKTMENVRKHKDVQLVTRWSGRYGASNKKVPGLMKDENNGKIMTHFTGLRAKLYAYNIMNDSNTKKRAKGIKGPTLRTITT encoded by the exons ATGTCCAGATATGTTCCTCTACAAGCTGGAGCATCTACTTTTGTCAGACTACCCAGAGACATTCAACTCAAACGCGCAGTCTTGAACATTGAGAACCACGACGAGTACTGCTTCCTCTGGTGTGTTGTGGCAGCGACACACGAAGCTCACACTGGACATCGAGAGAGGACAACATCGTACCCTCATTACAGCAGCGTACTTCAGTATGAAG AAACATCTATCAATAACCACAATGatgactgtttcaaattaaataaagtccgTATGAAATTTCCCactaatgaaaacaaaatattaaaatttaaaaactatcgTAATAAAGATTTGGTACCGTTTGTTGTCTACGCAGACTTAGAGTGTACACTAGAGCCTCAGGGTGATGATGATATTCAAAATCACGTTCCACACAGCATTGCATTTTATCGTCACTgtaattatgacaataatttatcgaaatttgaaattaattgttCATCTGATTGCGTAAAGTGGTTTGTcaataaacttgaaaatttcgCATTTAAAGTTGagcagtatttaaaaaatcctgtaCCCATGAAACCACTTGAAAAACAGCAACAAAAGAGTCATGATCGGTCAACTGTTTGTCATATTTGCGAAAAAACAATAGCCTCTGATAAAGAGAAGTGCTATGATCGTTGCCATTTTACGGGTAACTATCGCAGACCTGCACACATCTCATGCAATTCAAATTACCCAAAATCTCATGTAATACCGAtagtttttcacaatttatctGGGTATgattctcattttttaattaaatcattagcaACTGTTTTTGAAGGTAAAGTCACATTATTGCCAATCAATAAAGAGCGATATATCTCATTTACAAAATCTATTGATGATATATCTGTGTCTTTACGTTTTATAGATTCATTTAGATTCATGGCATcaagtttagaaaaattagcaTCCTATCTTGATGATGACAAGAAACAAATCACAAAACTTCATTATCCAGATCCGGAAAAATTCCAGTTAGTTACTCGCAAGGGTGTATTCCCGTATGAATACATTACAAACATTAATAAGCTTAATGACAAACAGTTGTCCgatcaaaattcatttttttctaaattttccaATACTGGTATAACTGacgataattattcatttgctCAACTTgtctggaataaatttaacatcagtACATTAGGCGAGTACTCTGATCTATATCTCAAGACTGATGTACTACTCTTGGCTgatgtatttgaaaatttcagacaaaattgtttaaataattataacttagaCCCGCTGCACTATTACACAGCGCCCGGATTAGCTTTTGATGCAATGCTGAAGTACACTAATGTGGAACTGGAACTGTTGACTGACCCCGAAATGGTACTTTTCATTGAGAAAGGTATACGAGTTGGAGTGTCTCAGTGTACTAATAGGTATGCGAAGGCCAACAATCGGTACATGGGTGATGAATTTGACGTTAAAAAACCCGAGTCATACTTGATGTATTTTGACGTCAATAATTTGTATGGCGCGGCAATGAGTATGCCACTACCTAAAGGCTCATTTGAGTGGGTAGATGaacatgatttaaataatgtaaataactttgtAAATGCCAATGACAATGTAGCATATATTTTAGAAGTAGACTTGCACTATCCTCAGGAGCTACATGAGCTACACAAAGATTTACCATTGTGTCCTGAGCACTTTTTACCACCGGGTAGCAAGTCTACTAAATTATGTACAACactgtatgataaaaataaatatataattcattgtgaaaatttgaaacaatGTTTAGATTTAGGAAtgcagttgaaaaaaattcatcgcgTACTCAAATTTGAGCAATCCCCATGGCTAAAGACATACATCGACAAGAATACAGACTGTAGGAAGGCTGCCAAAAATGAGTTTgagaagaattttttcaaactcatgAATAACGCAGTCTTcggtaagactatggaaaatgTTAGGAAACACAAAGATGTTCAATTAGTTACTAGATGGTCTGGTCGATACGGTGCATCAAACAAAAAGGTCCCAGGTCTGATGAAAGATGAGAATAATGGGAAAATTATGACTCATTTCACCGGACTTAGGGCCAAACTATATGCATACAATATTATGAATGATAGCAATACTAAAAAACGAGCAAAGGGGATCAAAGGTCCGACGTTGCGAactatcac tacttaa